The proteins below are encoded in one region of Pirellulales bacterium:
- a CDS encoding PAS domain S-box protein has protein sequence MAFVATLLTMPVRFYVFVKCLDVHAPFFPYLIAVVAATRIGGMSAGVIATGLSSAMVTTMILMRAGLQGMPRTLQIRMLIFVAIGVLTAWLIDSFRTASRRAVHRQEQLEYEIAERRRAETAEREHRQRLAAEIDRRAAAELAVTEREERMRMAVESAQIGTWDFNPITGERNWSDRAKVMFGLPADRDVTNVSYLDRIHPDDRERAEEAVQKALNPTGTGRYEIECRLLRPDGNVGWFVVKGQVFFTGEGAARRPARFIGTVMEITERKKTEQALRRAEERFRKLATFAPVGIFHTDEIGRCLFVNDAWRAIAGASAEEALGDGWARFLHPDDQERVVREWHEAARNRINQSNEFRFVNPRTGIRWVAAAVMALTDDGGEVNGYVGTIVDLTDRKAVEDVIRADEARLRSILDNSPAVISLKDLEGRYVLVNRAWEQVYDVTNEQIVGRTNYDLLPMTRSSHMSRAIADQFARVDRQVIETGMPTEFEDPLPDGEDEKVFVTVKFPITDEHGRITGVGGITTDITERRKAVDSLLAEQDLLRRTLESVDNERQLVVYEIHDGLIQYIAGALMQVESLPKPSDPLAAESLCGVTDALRKAVAEGRRLINGIRTPVLDDLGVVAALETLIHEEDRAHVHVEFVRDEELDRMDPKIEEAIYRITQEALTNVGKHSRSKNVRVEIGRRGDRVHLEIRDWGVGFMPTHRLKGTHGLGGMTERARIVGGQCAIKSALGQGTQVVVDLPYVTRM, from the coding sequence GTGGCTTTCGTCGCAACATTATTGACGATGCCTGTGCGGTTCTACGTCTTCGTGAAATGCTTGGACGTACACGCACCGTTTTTTCCCTACCTCATCGCGGTCGTCGCAGCCACCCGGATTGGCGGCATGTCGGCCGGAGTGATCGCAACGGGCCTCAGCTCGGCAATGGTCACCACGATGATTCTCATGCGGGCCGGACTGCAAGGTATGCCTCGAACCTTGCAGATCCGCATGCTGATCTTTGTCGCGATTGGTGTTCTGACCGCATGGCTGATCGATTCCTTCCGCACGGCGTCGCGGCGTGCGGTCCATCGTCAAGAGCAATTGGAATATGAGATCGCCGAACGCCGCAGAGCCGAGACCGCGGAGCGCGAGCACCGGCAACGCCTGGCTGCCGAGATCGATCGCCGCGCGGCGGCGGAATTGGCCGTCACCGAGCGTGAAGAACGCATGCGCATGGCCGTGGAATCGGCGCAGATCGGCACCTGGGATTTCAATCCCATCACCGGCGAACGCAACTGGTCCGACCGTGCCAAAGTCATGTTCGGTTTGCCGGCGGATAGGGACGTCACCAACGTTTCCTACCTCGATCGGATCCATCCCGACGACCGGGAGAGAGCCGAAGAGGCCGTGCAAAAAGCGCTCAATCCAACCGGCACCGGCCGCTACGAAATCGAGTGCCGGCTGCTGCGCCCGGACGGCAACGTGGGGTGGTTCGTCGTAAAAGGTCAGGTATTTTTCACAGGCGAGGGGGCAGCCCGCCGGCCCGCACGGTTCATCGGCACGGTGATGGAAATCACCGAACGCAAGAAGACCGAGCAAGCTTTACGCCGGGCCGAGGAACGGTTTCGCAAGCTGGCCACGTTCGCCCCGGTGGGGATTTTTCATACCGATGAGATCGGCCGCTGTTTGTTTGTTAACGACGCCTGGCGCGCGATCGCTGGAGCGAGCGCCGAAGAAGCTCTGGGAGACGGCTGGGCTCGGTTTCTACATCCCGACGATCAGGAGCGCGTCGTTCGCGAATGGCACGAGGCAGCCCGCAATCGAATCAACCAATCCAATGAGTTTCGCTTCGTTAACCCGCGCACGGGAATTCGCTGGGTGGCAGCGGCGGTGATGGCTTTGACGGACGACGGTGGCGAAGTGAACGGTTATGTCGGCACGATTGTCGACCTGACGGACCGCAAGGCCGTGGAAGACGTTATCCGCGCCGACGAGGCGCGACTGCGTTCGATTCTCGATAACTCACCGGCGGTGATCTCGCTCAAGGACTTGGAGGGCCGTTACGTTCTTGTGAATCGCGCCTGGGAGCAAGTTTACGACGTTACCAACGAACAGATCGTGGGGCGCACCAACTATGACCTGCTGCCAATGACCAGGTCCAGCCACATGTCGCGGGCGATCGCCGATCAGTTCGCCAGAGTCGACCGCCAGGTGATCGAAACGGGAATGCCGACCGAATTCGAAGATCCTCTGCCGGACGGGGAAGACGAAAAAGTGTTCGTCACGGTGAAGTTTCCCATTACGGATGAACATGGCAGAATTACCGGCGTGGGCGGCATAACGACCGATATCACCGAGCGGCGCAAGGCCGTCGACTCGTTGCTGGCTGAGCAGGATTTGTTGCGCAGGACGCTTGAGAGCGTGGACAACGAGCGGCAACTCGTGGTGTACGAAATCCACGACGGACTGATTCAATACATCGCCGGTGCGCTCATGCAGGTGGAGTCCCTGCCGAAGCCGTCCGATCCTCTGGCCGCCGAGTCGCTGTGCGGCGTGACCGACGCCCTACGAAAGGCCGTGGCCGAAGGGCGTCGTCTGATCAATGGCATCCGCACTCCCGTTCTGGACGACCTGGGCGTGGTGGCAGCGCTCGAAACCCTGATTCATGAGGAGGACCGAGCCCACGTACACGTCGAGTTCGTCAGAGACGAAGAACTCGACCGTATGGATCCCAAAATCGAGGAAGCGATTTACCGCATCACGCAAGAGGCGCTGACGAATGTCGGCAAGCACAGCCGCAGCAAAAACGTGCGCGTCGAAATCGGCCGCCGCGGTGACCGGGTGCATCTAGAGATTCGCGATTGGGGCGTCGGCTTCATGCCGACCCATCGCCTCAAGGGAACACACGGCCTGGGGGGCATGACCGAGCGAGCCCGCATCGTCGGCGGTCAATGCGCCATTAAGAGCGCGCTCGGGCAGGGAACGCAGGTCGTAGTCGATTTGCCGTACGTCACCCGCATGTAG
- a CDS encoding dockerin type I domain-containing protein — MTRTVIVCGLFSIVALVNSSASGQVDTVNWDALPYTSMSTFEGVDSTGLGTYPADGYPIKMIGVLLNNPEDMLDTTANSNSIPFDLGGQWQVFVQTTLPGDSGGVALYMGQNYGNIPPALTFTPGPTPDPTQSFTNAQWQAEVQRVDVDQATGHVFQAGDLVEIDAQGGLFFGGKTNVNDEHSTSPTLDFQMRLIQANYGLPTPTQITLAGIWDNSTNNITFDPTRQTGGEKYQGDLVTLQDVHLAPNQTANWTSNGFVTVQDAAGRTMVLELGTSTQFTPASAPTGWFNATGIFDQESPASGPYNANYELFLTQASNVQSMHLSGDANGDGIVNGQDLALVSSSWLQTGSNLLPDVNNDGIVNGQDLALVSSNWLQTSSAAVAAVPEPSTILLAIIGLAAFFARRVRES; from the coding sequence ATGACGCGTACGGTAATTGTTTGCGGCCTTTTTTCGATCGTCGCATTAGTCAATAGCTCCGCGAGCGGGCAAGTCGACACAGTGAACTGGGACGCATTGCCCTACACGTCTATGAGCACTTTCGAGGGGGTTGATTCTACGGGGCTCGGGACTTATCCCGCTGACGGCTACCCAATCAAAATGATTGGGGTCTTGTTGAACAACCCCGAGGACATGCTCGACACGACCGCAAACTCTAACTCGATCCCATTCGACCTTGGCGGACAATGGCAGGTTTTCGTGCAGACGACGCTCCCAGGAGATTCGGGAGGAGTGGCGTTGTACATGGGACAAAACTACGGAAACATTCCTCCCGCACTAACGTTCACTCCAGGCCCGACACCTGATCCCACTCAAAGTTTCACGAACGCCCAATGGCAGGCCGAAGTGCAGCGGGTCGACGTTGACCAAGCAACGGGTCATGTGTTCCAGGCAGGGGACCTTGTCGAAATCGATGCTCAAGGAGGCCTGTTCTTTGGTGGCAAGACGAACGTGAACGACGAACACTCGACCAGCCCAACGCTTGATTTTCAGATGCGCTTAATTCAGGCCAATTACGGGCTACCCACGCCAACTCAAATCACCCTGGCCGGCATCTGGGACAATTCGACGAACAACATAACTTTCGACCCAACTCGCCAGACGGGCGGAGAGAAATATCAGGGCGACCTAGTGACGTTACAGGACGTCCACTTGGCCCCTAATCAAACCGCGAATTGGACATCTAACGGCTTTGTGACCGTACAAGACGCGGCAGGGCGCACGATGGTGCTTGAGTTAGGCACAAGCACGCAGTTCACGCCTGCAAGCGCGCCGACTGGTTGGTTCAATGCAACAGGCATTTTTGACCAGGAATCGCCGGCAAGCGGCCCCTACAACGCCAATTACGAATTGTTCCTGACTCAAGCGTCGAACGTGCAGTCGATGCATTTGAGCGGTGACGCCAACGGCGACGGAATCGTAAATGGCCAAGACCTGGCACTGGTCTCGTCAAGTTGGTTGCAGACCGGTTCGAACTTGCTGCCCGACGTAAATAACGATGGCATCGTTAACGGGCAGGACCTGGCACTGGTATCTTCGAATTGGCTGCAAACTTCCAGTGCAGCAGTTGCCGCGGTTCCCGAGCCTTCGACCATACTTTTGGCGATCATTGGATTGGCAGCATTCTTCGCGAGGCGAGTCCGCGAATCATGA
- a CDS encoding putative sulfate exporter family transporter produces the protein MNGSSSPDSPVTVVETSPWRSEDIWAIWLAATLLAVSLAATWLARPADHVARLADFEEVTRQLEEAESQNATDGESLAALRKRAETTRTRLAVNPLKPYIAKLSSWDSDPLKAFFDSQGRSLLLGLLGTLVLLLALFNVGLIGLGGKPRNFSQAFVFVFLLATVAFLLSGQKVVKHYNLEYALWALVVGLIVSNTIGTPSFARPAIRTEFYIKTGLVLLGAEVLINRLLVLGLPGVLTSWLVTPVVLIGTYAFGQRVLKMESRSLNMVICADMSVCGVSAAIATAAACRAKKEELSLAIGLSLAFTVGMMVVMPPVIQWLDLGQVVGGAWIGGTIDSTGAVAAAGGMLGDTALAVAATVKMIQNVLIGFVAFGVAIYWVTVVERTPDAASPSLFDVWRRFPKFVLGFLAASIVFSTLSARGPEAQAVTSAVIGGTTETLRGWLFCLAFVSIGLETNFRELRPYLASGKPLVLYVCGQAFNLALSLFMCWLIFEKVFPDVARTLSP, from the coding sequence GTGAACGGTTCCTCCTCGCCCGATTCTCCTGTAACTGTCGTCGAAACTTCTCCATGGCGCAGCGAAGACATTTGGGCAATTTGGCTTGCTGCCACTCTGCTGGCCGTGTCGTTGGCCGCTACTTGGCTGGCCCGTCCAGCCGATCACGTGGCGCGATTGGCTGACTTCGAGGAAGTAACGCGGCAACTCGAAGAAGCGGAATCGCAAAACGCGACCGACGGCGAATCGTTGGCCGCACTGCGCAAGCGAGCAGAGACCACCCGGACGCGACTTGCCGTTAATCCGCTGAAGCCCTACATCGCCAAGCTCAGTTCCTGGGATTCCGATCCACTGAAGGCATTCTTCGACTCACAAGGCCGCAGCCTGCTCCTCGGCCTGCTGGGAACCCTGGTCCTGTTACTTGCTCTGTTCAACGTCGGTCTGATCGGGCTTGGCGGAAAACCACGAAATTTCTCGCAGGCTTTTGTCTTCGTTTTTCTGCTCGCGACGGTCGCCTTCTTGCTATCAGGCCAGAAGGTCGTCAAGCATTACAACCTTGAATACGCGCTCTGGGCCTTGGTGGTTGGGCTGATCGTCAGCAATACGATCGGCACGCCCTCCTTCGCTCGACCGGCCATCCGCACCGAGTTCTATATCAAGACCGGCCTCGTTCTACTGGGCGCCGAGGTGCTCATTAATCGGCTGCTGGTTTTGGGGCTGCCTGGCGTGCTGACATCGTGGCTGGTGACACCGGTCGTGCTGATTGGCACTTACGCGTTCGGGCAGCGGGTTCTGAAAATGGAATCCCGCAGTTTGAACATGGTGATTTGCGCCGACATGTCGGTGTGCGGCGTATCGGCGGCCATCGCCACCGCCGCGGCTTGTCGCGCCAAGAAAGAAGAGCTTTCTCTGGCCATCGGACTGTCACTGGCTTTTACGGTCGGCATGATGGTCGTGATGCCGCCTGTGATTCAATGGCTCGATCTGGGACAGGTCGTCGGCGGCGCTTGGATTGGCGGGACCATCGATTCCACGGGCGCGGTGGCAGCGGCCGGCGGAATGCTGGGTGACACCGCACTCGCCGTGGCGGCCACGGTCAAGATGATTCAAAACGTCCTGATCGGCTTTGTCGCCTTTGGAGTCGCGATCTATTGGGTCACGGTCGTCGAGCGAACCCCCGATGCCGCTTCGCCGAGCTTGTTCGACGTCTGGCGTCGATTTCCGAAGTTCGTGCTGGGCTTCCTGGCGGCGTCAATTGTGTTCTCGACGCTATCGGCCCGCGGTCCCGAGGCTCAAGCCGTCACCAGCGCCGTAATCGGCGGTACGACCGAGACATTGCGCGGTTGGCTGTTTTGCCTGGCGTTCGTTAGCATCGGACTCGAAACCAACTTTCGCGAGCTGCGACCATATCTCGCCAGCGGTAAACCGCTTGTGCTCTACGTTTGCGGGCAAGCGTTCAACCTGGCTCTCAGCCTGTTCATGTGCTGGTTGATCTTCGAAAAGGTATTTCCCGATGTGGCCCGTACGCTCTCTCCTTAA
- a CDS encoding cobalamin-binding protein, with product MDNASTPRRIASLLASGTEILYGLGLGERVVAVSHECDFPSTVAGKPRVTTSHVAAPTSGEIDNQVRQRLAAGQPLYGIDVETLVRLAPDLIVTQAQCDVCAVKYEDVLAMVRDEPALHATRVVALNPMTLADIFADVDRIGEATRTVDTAKGFISALQKRVDAVREKSATVSRDRRPRVAAIEWIEPLMLAGNWMPELLELAGGVQPLAHKGQHSTYSEYQDLVAFDPEVILVLPCGFDLARAVAEADSFFKLPGWHDLAAVRDGRVYALDGNAYFNRSGPRIVDSLEIVAGLLHPKLFGMPSDMRDGISVWQQLG from the coding sequence GTGGACAATGCTTCCACCCCGCGCCGCATTGCTTCGCTACTGGCCAGCGGCACCGAGATTCTCTACGGCCTGGGCCTCGGAGAGCGGGTCGTGGCCGTTAGTCACGAATGTGATTTCCCATCGACCGTAGCCGGCAAGCCCCGCGTCACGACCAGCCATGTCGCGGCACCAACCAGCGGCGAAATCGACAACCAGGTTCGTCAGCGGCTGGCTGCCGGCCAACCCCTATATGGCATCGACGTGGAAACGCTCGTCCGGCTGGCCCCTGACCTGATCGTCACGCAAGCCCAGTGCGATGTTTGCGCCGTGAAGTACGAAGACGTCTTGGCAATGGTGCGCGACGAGCCCGCACTGCATGCAACGCGCGTCGTTGCCCTCAACCCGATGACACTGGCCGATATCTTTGCGGACGTCGATCGCATCGGCGAAGCGACACGCACCGTCGATACCGCGAAAGGCTTTATTTCCGCTCTTCAAAAACGGGTGGACGCCGTTCGGGAAAAATCGGCGACCGTCTCGCGCGACCGACGTCCGCGTGTGGCAGCCATCGAATGGATCGAACCCTTGATGCTGGCCGGTAACTGGATGCCCGAGCTGTTGGAATTGGCCGGAGGTGTGCAACCACTTGCACACAAAGGCCAACACAGCACCTACAGTGAATATCAGGACCTCGTAGCGTTCGATCCGGAAGTCATCCTGGTCCTGCCGTGCGGCTTCGATCTGGCAAGGGCAGTGGCCGAGGCCGATTCATTCTTCAAACTACCAGGCTGGCACGACCTGGCGGCCGTGCGCGACGGACGCGTGTATGCCCTGGACGGGAACGCTTATTTCAATCGCTCGGGACCGCGCATCGTCGACAGTTTGGAAATCGTGGCCGGGCTGCTACATCCCAAACTGTTCGGCATGCCATCGGATATGAGAGATGGCATTTCCGTCTGGCAACAGTTGGGATAG
- a CDS encoding glycerophosphodiester phosphodiesterase family protein — protein MNLARYRWCAVSCFLLLATASPVRAVDVVCHRGANEYAPENTLAAAELCIEWGVAYVEIDVRTSKDGVLYILHDPWVNRTTNGKGFLFQLTSDEIDALDAGSWFDKKFAGEKVPRLEPYLRAIKGRIKVYFDVKHADLQQLIKLVYDVGMEKDCFFWFDRVEKAIEFRELDKQLPLKVNVGSVDDVREAADRYHANIVETSLRAMTDELVEACRARNLKIMILQTKKDPAAFRQIVERQADLVNLDHGDVFLKVEREMKEQPAAAGLGGK, from the coding sequence ATGAACCTTGCACGTTACCGATGGTGCGCCGTCTCATGCTTTCTACTGCTGGCCACGGCCAGTCCAGTCCGGGCTGTAGACGTCGTTTGCCATCGCGGGGCGAACGAATACGCGCCGGAGAACACTTTGGCGGCGGCCGAGTTGTGCATCGAGTGGGGCGTGGCCTACGTCGAAATTGACGTCCGCACCAGCAAGGACGGTGTTCTGTACATCCTGCACGACCCGTGGGTGAACCGTACCACGAACGGGAAGGGCTTTCTTTTCCAACTGACAAGCGACGAAATCGACGCCCTGGACGCCGGCAGTTGGTTCGATAAGAAATTCGCCGGCGAAAAGGTGCCCCGACTCGAACCCTACCTGCGGGCGATCAAAGGTCGCATCAAGGTTTACTTCGACGTCAAGCACGCCGACCTTCAGCAGCTGATCAAGCTGGTCTACGATGTCGGCATGGAAAAGGATTGTTTCTTCTGGTTCGATCGGGTGGAAAAGGCGATCGAGTTCCGCGAACTCGACAAGCAATTGCCCCTGAAAGTCAACGTCGGCAGCGTAGACGACGTGCGTGAAGCGGCCGATCGCTATCACGCCAATATCGTCGAAACGTCGCTGCGCGCCATGACCGACGAACTGGTCGAAGCGTGCCGGGCCAGAAATCTGAAAATCATGATCCTGCAGACTAAAAAGGATCCCGCCGCATTTCGCCAGATCGTGGAGCGCCAGGCCGATCTGGTGAACCTTGACCACGGCGATGTGTTCTTGAAGGTCGAGCGGGAAATGAAGGAGCAGCCGGCTGCGGCCGGATTGGGCGGAAAATAG
- a CDS encoding DUF1559 domain-containing protein, which translates to MTAQKRGFTLVEVLVVIAIIGLLIALLLPAVQAAREAARKSQCQNNLKQLGLAIMAYHDVYSSLPPGNVTKTAGICYGDGQSGGSGWPSDDGANWALSILSFVEQSGLFDAYDFEAFNESGQNRAVREAMVPTYVCPSDVDTDLLGVPASGPACAGALNLTYHPGSYRAVTGVSDGVSFLDSAQLGTYVRTNRGPIHTIGVLNYTTENYKDIIDGLSNTLMVGESATRTDPAFRTFWAYAYAHYSLSAITPQPRILMGDYDACVSVGGAGGSMPCRRGWGSLHLSGLNFLKCDGSVHFVAISMDMQTLARLATIAGSEPTSE; encoded by the coding sequence ATGACCGCGCAGAAACGCGGCTTTACGCTGGTTGAAGTACTGGTAGTGATTGCCATTATCGGACTTCTAATAGCGCTGTTGTTGCCGGCGGTTCAAGCCGCGCGCGAAGCGGCACGCAAGAGCCAGTGCCAGAATAATCTGAAGCAACTTGGCTTGGCGATTATGGCCTACCACGACGTTTATTCTTCGCTGCCTCCTGGCAATGTCACGAAAACAGCGGGCATCTGCTACGGAGATGGGCAATCCGGTGGATCAGGCTGGCCATCGGACGACGGTGCAAACTGGGCACTCTCAATACTGAGTTTCGTAGAGCAATCCGGGCTGTTCGACGCCTACGATTTTGAAGCCTTCAACGAGTCGGGGCAGAATCGCGCGGTTCGCGAGGCGATGGTGCCGACTTACGTTTGCCCTTCCGATGTGGATACGGACTTATTGGGAGTTCCGGCTTCTGGCCCTGCGTGTGCTGGCGCCTTAAACCTTACTTACCATCCTGGCTCGTATCGGGCAGTAACCGGGGTCAGTGACGGAGTCAGCTTTTTAGATTCCGCGCAGCTTGGCACCTATGTTCGTACGAATCGTGGCCCAATCCATACGATTGGGGTACTGAACTACACGACGGAAAACTACAAGGACATTATCGATGGGCTGTCAAACACATTGATGGTCGGCGAAAGCGCCACGCGGACAGATCCAGCCTTTCGAACGTTCTGGGCCTACGCTTACGCGCATTACAGCCTATCCGCGATAACGCCGCAGCCCAGAATTCTGATGGGCGACTATGACGCGTGCGTGTCTGTCGGCGGTGCAGGCGGCTCCATGCCTTGTAGGCGGGGTTGGGGCAGCTTGCATCTGAGTGGCCTCAACTTCCTCAAGTGCGATGGCTCTGTTCATTTCGTCGCAATCTCAATGGACATGCAAACACTTGCGAGACTCGCAACGATCGCCGGAAGCGAGCCGACCAGTGAGTAG
- a CDS encoding metallophosphoesterase family protein gives MSELSGRLIAIGDIHGCVHALEALIETIRPAPGDQLVLLGDLIDQGRDSCQVLDYVLSLKHRCSVIAIKGNHEEMLLAARNNEQALRYWENCGGVSTLNSYRFGGSLDVIPERHWQLLSEAVDYYETDEFIFTHAHYVSELPMQEQPEHQLRWGLFDPAELRPHVSGKTVIVGHTEQENSEICDLGFAVCIDTACWRHGWLTALEVRSRDFWQASRWGLLRDPDEPTHRGMLARLAQSAHAL, from the coding sequence ATGTCTGAACTCTCCGGCCGATTGATCGCGATCGGCGATATCCACGGCTGCGTACACGCGCTGGAAGCCTTGATCGAGACGATTCGTCCCGCGCCCGGGGATCAACTCGTTCTGCTGGGGGACCTGATCGACCAGGGGCGCGACAGTTGTCAGGTACTCGACTACGTTCTTTCTTTGAAGCATCGCTGCTCTGTGATTGCCATCAAGGGAAATCACGAAGAGATGCTGCTGGCAGCACGAAATAATGAACAGGCATTGCGGTACTGGGAGAATTGCGGCGGGGTGTCGACGCTTAATTCCTATCGCTTTGGCGGCTCGCTCGATGTCATACCCGAGCGGCATTGGCAGTTGTTGAGCGAAGCCGTGGACTATTATGAGACGGACGAATTCATATTTACGCACGCCCATTACGTTTCCGAATTGCCCATGCAGGAACAGCCTGAGCATCAGTTGCGCTGGGGATTGTTCGATCCGGCCGAACTGCGGCCGCATGTCTCGGGCAAGACTGTGATCGTTGGGCATACCGAACAAGAGAATTCGGAAATCTGCGATCTGGGTTTCGCCGTTTGCATTGACACCGCCTGCTGGCGGCACGGCTGGCTGACGGCGCTGGAAGTGCGCAGCAGGGACTTCTGGCAAGCCAGCCGGTGGGGATTGCTGCGCGACCCGGACGAGCCCACGCATCGCGGTATGCTGGCCCGCCTCGCTCAGTCCGCACATGCGCTGTGA
- a CDS encoding sigma 54-interacting transcriptional regulator produces the protein MNGASLSAIATSVAAERDLKTVLNRIVAELAAQASVALARIWLVNEPTTEERFDDPKNRSLRLAASAGGPLSGGTANWFRLDGTHQTVQIGAGKIGRIAATGIPIQIEHADEDDRWVTDQKWIIEESIKSFAGHPLTFRDNILGVLGLFSRERLTKADFDWLRAFADQTAIAIANARAFQEIESLRRRLELENRYLREEIDELHSFGSIIGDSAALAKILEQIELVAPTRASVLILGESGTGKELVARAIHQRSTRRERPLVKVNCAAVPRELFESEFFGHSVGSFTGAMRDRVGRFQLAHGGTLFLDEVGDIPLEAQGKLLHALQDGRFERIGEDETRKVDVRVIAATNRDLQADIVAGRFRQDLFFRLSVFPIHVLALRERPTDIPLLAKYFLERACGEMRRPVPPLSIESVNQLSGYPWPGNVRELQNVIERAVINANDGAIDFDGLLNQESRVTQSSVTMPKGSAKQKRVVLSRRELLQIEKENLEGALVAANGKVYGPRGAAELLGMRPTTLASRLRKLGINKPR, from the coding sequence ATGAACGGCGCGTCTTTATCGGCAATTGCAACGTCTGTCGCGGCTGAGCGCGACTTGAAAACGGTTCTAAATCGAATCGTGGCCGAATTGGCAGCGCAAGCCAGCGTAGCGCTGGCAAGAATATGGCTGGTAAACGAACCGACCACGGAAGAGAGGTTCGACGATCCCAAGAATCGATCACTTCGGCTTGCGGCTAGCGCTGGAGGGCCGCTAAGCGGCGGGACTGCCAATTGGTTTCGCCTGGATGGCACGCATCAAACCGTGCAAATCGGTGCCGGGAAGATTGGACGAATCGCAGCCACGGGAATTCCGATTCAGATCGAGCATGCGGACGAAGATGATAGGTGGGTCACGGACCAAAAGTGGATCATTGAAGAGAGCATAAAGAGCTTTGCCGGACACCCGCTTACCTTCCGCGACAATATCTTAGGGGTCCTGGGGCTATTCAGCCGCGAGCGATTGACGAAAGCCGATTTCGATTGGTTGCGTGCTTTCGCCGATCAAACCGCTATAGCAATCGCAAACGCGCGGGCATTTCAAGAAATTGAATCGTTAAGGCGACGATTAGAGCTTGAGAATCGATATCTGCGCGAGGAAATCGACGAGCTACATTCGTTCGGCTCGATTATCGGAGACAGCGCAGCGCTTGCGAAGATACTCGAACAGATCGAACTCGTTGCGCCAACGCGGGCCAGCGTGCTGATTCTTGGCGAATCGGGAACTGGTAAGGAGCTAGTAGCCCGGGCAATTCATCAACGCAGCACACGGCGCGAGCGACCACTCGTCAAGGTAAACTGCGCCGCTGTACCCCGCGAACTGTTTGAAAGCGAATTCTTCGGTCACAGCGTCGGCTCTTTTACTGGGGCAATGCGTGACCGAGTTGGCCGGTTTCAACTCGCCCACGGTGGTACACTTTTTCTTGACGAGGTAGGCGATATCCCCCTAGAGGCCCAAGGCAAGCTCCTGCACGCGCTACAAGACGGTCGTTTCGAGCGGATCGGCGAGGACGAAACACGGAAGGTCGACGTGCGAGTGATCGCCGCGACGAATCGCGATTTGCAAGCAGATATAGTTGCCGGTCGCTTTCGACAAGATTTGTTCTTTCGCTTGAGCGTGTTCCCAATCCATGTGCTCGCGTTGCGGGAGCGCCCGACTGACATACCGCTATTAGCCAAATACTTTCTCGAACGAGCGTGTGGCGAAATGCGACGTCCTGTTCCGCCACTCTCAATCGAGTCAGTCAATCAATTATCTGGTTATCCCTGGCCCGGCAATGTCCGAGAGTTGCAAAATGTCATCGAGCGCGCGGTAATTAATGCCAACGATGGAGCGATAGATTTCGACGGGCTACTCAATCAGGAATCGCGGGTCACACAAAGCTCCGTGACGATGCCAAAAGGATCGGCAAAACAGAAGCGTGTGGTGCTTTCTAGAAGGGAATTGCTCCAAATCGAAAAGGAAAACCTCGAAGGAGCGCTTGTAGCTGCGAACGGCAAGGTTTACGGTCCGCGTGGGGCGGCAGAGCTATTGGGAATGCGACCGACGACTTTGGCGTCGCGCTTGCGAAAACTGGGGATCAACAAGCCGCGGTAA